Proteins encoded by one window of Nocardia goodfellowii:
- the gltX gene encoding glutamate--tRNA ligase, translated as MTEPTDPAADSRPPGVRVRFCPSPTGTPHVGLIRTALFNWAYARHHGGKFVFRIEDTDAARDSEESYQALLDALRWLGLTWDEGPEVGGPYGPYRQSQRRELHLEVVRKLVEAGEAYESFSTPEEVEARHRAAGRDPKLGYDNADRFLTPAEIQAFRDAGRPAVIRLRMPDADLTWHDLVRGETTFKAGTVPDFALTRGNGDPLYTLVNPVDDALMKITHVLRGEDLLSSTPRQLALYGALRRIGVAEFTPEFGHLPFVMGAGNKKLSKRDPESNLFAHRDRGFIPEGLLNYLALLGWGISDDHDVFSMAEMVAAFDISKVNSNPARFDQKKADALNAEHIRLLEPGDFARRLREFLTGAGHIGADVDEKMFAAAAELVQTRIVVLSDAWELLRFLFVSPAEFAIDPAAGAKNLGADAVPVLDAAIAALEALNAWTTPAIEEALKTALIEELGLKPRKAFAPVRVGVTGSHISPPLYESMELLGRDTTLDRLRAARDWTATA; from the coding sequence ATGACCGAGCCCACCGACCCCGCCGCCGATAGCCGTCCCCCCGGCGTCCGGGTCCGCTTCTGCCCGTCGCCGACCGGAACGCCGCACGTCGGCCTGATCCGCACGGCGCTGTTCAACTGGGCCTACGCCCGCCACCACGGCGGCAAGTTCGTCTTCCGCATCGAAGACACCGACGCCGCACGCGATTCCGAGGAGTCCTACCAGGCGTTGCTGGACGCGCTGCGCTGGCTCGGCCTCACCTGGGACGAGGGCCCCGAGGTGGGCGGCCCGTACGGCCCGTATCGGCAGTCGCAGCGGCGTGAGCTGCATCTCGAGGTGGTGCGCAAGCTGGTGGAGGCGGGCGAAGCCTACGAATCCTTCTCCACGCCAGAAGAAGTCGAGGCGCGCCACCGCGCCGCCGGCCGCGACCCCAAGCTCGGTTACGACAACGCCGACCGGTTCCTGACGCCCGCGGAGATCCAGGCGTTCCGAGATGCCGGACGTCCGGCCGTGATTCGGCTGCGCATGCCCGACGCCGATCTGACCTGGCACGACCTCGTGCGCGGCGAGACCACCTTCAAAGCGGGCACCGTCCCGGACTTCGCCCTGACGCGCGGAAACGGCGATCCGCTCTACACCTTGGTCAACCCCGTCGACGACGCGCTGATGAAGATCACGCATGTCCTGCGCGGTGAGGATTTGCTGTCCTCCACCCCACGGCAGCTCGCGCTGTACGGGGCGCTGCGGCGGATCGGCGTAGCCGAGTTCACCCCCGAGTTCGGTCACCTGCCGTTCGTGATGGGCGCCGGGAACAAGAAGCTTTCCAAGCGCGATCCGGAGTCGAATCTGTTCGCCCATCGCGATCGCGGATTCATCCCCGAAGGTTTGCTGAATTACCTGGCGCTCCTCGGCTGGGGCATCTCCGATGATCACGACGTGTTCTCTATGGCGGAGATGGTCGCGGCATTCGATATTTCGAAGGTCAATTCCAATCCGGCGCGTTTCGACCAGAAGAAGGCAGACGCCCTCAACGCTGAGCACATCCGATTGCTGGAGCCGGGTGATTTCGCGCGCCGACTCCGCGAGTTCCTCACCGGAGCGGGTCATATCGGGGCGGATGTCGATGAGAAGATGTTCGCCGCGGCCGCCGAACTGGTGCAAACCCGCATCGTCGTGCTGAGCGATGCCTGGGAACTGCTGCGATTCCTGTTCGTTTCGCCGGCCGAATTCGCAATTGATCCGGCGGCGGGCGCGAAGAATCTCGGCGCCGACGCGGTGCCGGTATTGGACGCCGCCATTGCCGCGCTGGAGGCACTGAACGCGTGGACCACGCCGGCTATCGAGGAAGCCCTCAAAACCGCGCTTATCGAGGAATTGGGCCTGAAACCACGCAAGGCGTTCGCGCCGGTGCGGGTGGGAGTGACGGGCTCGCACATCAGCCCGCCGCTGTACGAGTCGATGGAGTTGCTGGGCCGGGACACCACGCTGGACCGGCTGCGCGCGGCCCGCGACTGGACCGCAACGGCGTAA
- a CDS encoding 3-isopropylmalate dehydrogenase codes for MKLAVIPGDGIGPEVIAEALKVLDAVLPGVEKTEYDLGAKRYHATGEILPENVLPELKQHDAILLGAIGDPSVPSGVLERGLLLRTRFALDHHVNLRPSKLFAGVTSPLAGNPDIDFVVVREGTEGPYTGTGGAIRVETPHEVATEVSTNTRFGIERVVRYAFDVARSRRKHLTLVHKNNVLTFAGSLWQRTVDEVATEFPDVTTAYQHIDAATIHMVNDPGRFDVIVTDNLFGDIITDLAAAVSGGIGLAASGNIDASGTNPSMFEPVHGSAPDIAGQSKADPTAAILSVSLLLNHLGHAEAAARIEAAVAKDLASRAGVASTVEIGDRIAAAL; via the coding sequence ATGAAGCTTGCTGTCATCCCTGGTGACGGAATCGGTCCCGAGGTCATCGCCGAGGCGCTCAAAGTGCTCGACGCGGTGCTGCCCGGTGTCGAGAAGACCGAATACGACCTGGGTGCCAAGCGCTACCACGCGACGGGTGAGATCCTGCCCGAGAACGTGCTCCCCGAGTTGAAGCAGCACGACGCCATCCTGCTCGGCGCGATCGGCGACCCGTCGGTGCCCAGCGGCGTGCTGGAACGCGGCCTGCTGCTGCGCACCCGTTTCGCGCTGGACCACCACGTGAACCTGCGCCCCTCCAAGCTGTTCGCCGGCGTCACCAGCCCGCTGGCCGGCAACCCCGACATCGATTTCGTCGTCGTCCGCGAAGGCACCGAGGGGCCGTACACCGGCACCGGCGGCGCCATCCGGGTGGAAACGCCGCACGAGGTGGCCACCGAGGTCAGCACCAACACCCGCTTCGGCATCGAACGCGTCGTCCGCTACGCGTTCGATGTGGCGCGGTCTCGCCGCAAGCACCTCACCCTGGTGCACAAGAACAACGTGCTGACCTTCGCCGGGTCGCTGTGGCAGCGCACCGTCGACGAGGTCGCGACCGAATTCCCCGACGTGACAACGGCTTACCAGCACATCGACGCCGCCACCATCCACATGGTGAACGATCCGGGCCGCTTCGACGTGATCGTCACCGACAACCTGTTCGGCGACATCATCACCGACCTCGCCGCCGCCGTGTCCGGGGGTATCGGCCTGGCCGCCTCCGGCAACATCGACGCCTCCGGCACCAACCCCTCGATGTTCGAGCCGGTCCACGGCAGCGCCCCCGACATCGCGGGCCAGTCCAAGGCCGATCCGACCGCCGCCATCCTCTCGGTCTCCCTGCTGCTCAACCACCTCGGTCACGCCGAGGCCGCGGCCCGCATCGAAGCCGCTGTCGCCAAGGACCTCGCCTCCCGCGCCGGTGTCGCGTCCACCGTGGAAATCGGCGATCGCATCGCCGCCGCGCTCTGA
- a CDS encoding MFS transporter produces MATVTEIRTVRRWSMLGLGVFAQASSSVFVHGVPFLLPALTARGMSLPTAGLLVAMPTVGLVCTLIAWGYVVDRIGERKVLVGGPLLMFVAGCAAAATHDDIALGALLFAGGVGAASTNGASGRVIVGWFPPRRRGLAMGIRQTAQPLGVGIGALTIPWVAAEYGVAAAVLVPAAMAGLAAIGCLAGIVDPPRPKISEADPTLRANPYQGASTLWRIHAVSVLLVVPQATVWTFALLWLHRDLGWSLAAAGLLVTFTQILGAFGRIGAGAWSDRVGSRMGPLRTVAIAAAIAMAALGFTAWTQWWWAAIPLLVAASVITVSDNGLAFTAVAEIAGPYWSGRGLGVQNTGQNLIIAAVPPAFGALITATGFPAAYLVAAALAAAAVPLVPREPARR; encoded by the coding sequence ATGGCTACCGTGACCGAGATCCGCACGGTTCGACGGTGGTCGATGCTCGGCCTCGGCGTCTTCGCGCAGGCCTCGAGTTCGGTCTTCGTCCACGGCGTGCCCTTCCTGCTGCCCGCGTTGACCGCGCGGGGCATGTCGCTGCCGACCGCCGGGCTGCTGGTGGCGATGCCGACCGTCGGCCTGGTGTGCACCCTGATCGCGTGGGGCTATGTGGTCGACCGGATCGGCGAGCGCAAAGTTCTGGTCGGCGGACCACTGCTGATGTTCGTCGCGGGCTGCGCCGCCGCCGCGACACACGACGACATCGCCTTGGGCGCATTGCTGTTCGCCGGCGGCGTGGGCGCCGCGAGCACCAACGGGGCGAGCGGGCGCGTGATCGTCGGCTGGTTCCCGCCGCGGCGACGCGGGCTGGCCATGGGCATCCGGCAGACCGCGCAGCCGCTGGGCGTGGGCATCGGCGCGCTGACGATCCCGTGGGTGGCCGCCGAATACGGGGTGGCCGCCGCCGTTCTGGTGCCCGCGGCGATGGCCGGACTGGCGGCCATCGGCTGCCTGGCGGGCATCGTCGACCCGCCCCGGCCGAAGATCTCCGAGGCCGATCCGACGTTGCGCGCCAACCCTTATCAAGGCGCATCGACGCTGTGGCGGATACACGCGGTCTCCGTGCTGCTGGTTGTTCCGCAGGCGACGGTGTGGACGTTCGCGCTGCTGTGGCTGCACCGCGATCTGGGTTGGTCGCTGGCCGCGGCCGGACTGCTGGTGACGTTCACCCAGATCCTCGGGGCCTTCGGCCGGATCGGCGCGGGCGCGTGGTCGGATCGGGTCGGCAGCCGAATGGGTCCGCTGCGCACGGTGGCGATCGCGGCCGCGATCGCCATGGCGGCACTGGGATTCACCGCGTGGACGCAATGGTGGTGGGCCGCGATCCCACTCCTGGTCGCCGCTTCGGTGATCACGGTGTCCGACAACGGTCTGGCCTTCACGGCCGTCGCCGAAATCGCGGGGCCCTACTGGAGCGGACGCGGCCTGGGCGTGCAGAACACCGGACAGAATCTGATCATCGCCGCCGTTCCGCCAGCGTTCGGCGCACTGATCACCGCCACCGGATTCCCCGCGGCCTACCTCGTCGCCGCGGCCCTGGCCGCCGCCGCGGTCCCGCTGGTGCCGAGAGAGCCCGCTCGCCGATGA
- a CDS encoding Uma2 family endonuclease, with translation MAARKAEAGPYTIDDLHGLFEGGKGFELEDGWLIEVAHGARHNYVAQRLSRFIDIAVGGRALHVCLCGGWEIATPSGVRKPDIIVLPRDVVRTAVVADTDVIPAAEALLVAEVVAPGTNSERTDRVRKVREYAAIGIPQYWIVEHHPQPLVHRLLLGAGGYHADPVAGPGTVFSADVVADEDFRVRFDPAALLEI, from the coding sequence ATGGCGGCACGCAAGGCCGAAGCCGGCCCGTACACCATTGACGACTTGCACGGCCTCTTCGAAGGCGGCAAAGGCTTCGAACTCGAAGACGGCTGGCTGATCGAAGTCGCCCACGGCGCCCGCCACAACTATGTCGCGCAGCGACTTTCGCGCTTCATCGATATCGCGGTCGGCGGCCGCGCACTGCACGTCTGCCTCTGCGGAGGCTGGGAGATCGCCACACCCAGCGGCGTACGCAAACCCGACATCATCGTCCTGCCCAGAGATGTCGTACGGACCGCCGTGGTCGCCGACACCGATGTGATCCCCGCCGCGGAAGCTCTGCTCGTCGCCGAAGTGGTCGCACCGGGAACCAACAGCGAACGCACCGACCGGGTCCGCAAGGTCCGCGAGTACGCGGCCATCGGAATCCCGCAGTACTGGATCGTCGAGCACCACCCGCAGCCCCTTGTCCACCGTCTGCTGCTCGGCGCGGGCGGCTACCACGCGGACCCGGTCGCCGGCCCCGGCACGGTGTTCAGTGCAGACGTGGTCGCGGACGAAGACTTTCGTGTCCGCTTCGACCCGGCCGCCCTACTGGAGATCTGA
- a CDS encoding DUF5302 domain-containing protein, producing the protein MTDADNSGTSAEEVKRKFREALERKKSQHAQSNDHLDGRSKASGAHSNASHKREFRRKSG; encoded by the coding sequence ATGACGGATGCGGATAATTCGGGTACCAGTGCCGAAGAGGTGAAGCGCAAGTTCCGCGAGGCCCTGGAGCGCAAGAAGTCCCAGCACGCGCAGTCCAACGACCACCTGGACGGCCGCTCCAAGGCCTCCGGCGCACACAGCAACGCCAGCCACAAGCGCGAATTCCGCCGCAAGAGCGGATAG
- a CDS encoding fumarylacetoacetate hydrolase family protein encodes MRLGRVASPDGVAFVSIDGQGSDAIAKEIAEHPFGTPTFTGRSWPLADVRLLAPILASKVICVGKNYAAHAAEMGGPAPEEPVIFMKPSTAIIGPNAPIILPPSSSQVDYEGELAVVIGRPCKDVPAARAKDVILGYTVANDVTARDQQRKDGQWTRGKGYDTFCPIGPWIETSLDATDVEIVTELDGEVKQRSRTSLLLHDIPKLVEWVSTVMTLLPGDLILTGTPEGVGPMKDGQQVSITVEGIGTLTNPVATKR; translated from the coding sequence ATGCGCCTAGGTCGAGTTGCAAGTCCGGATGGGGTCGCGTTCGTCAGCATCGACGGGCAGGGAAGCGACGCCATCGCGAAGGAAATCGCGGAACACCCGTTCGGTACCCCCACCTTCACCGGACGGAGCTGGCCGCTGGCCGACGTCCGCCTGCTGGCGCCGATCCTGGCCAGTAAAGTCATCTGCGTCGGTAAGAACTACGCCGCGCACGCCGCGGAAATGGGTGGCCCGGCCCCCGAAGAGCCGGTCATCTTCATGAAGCCGAGCACCGCCATCATCGGCCCGAACGCCCCGATCATCCTGCCGCCCAGCTCTTCTCAGGTCGACTACGAGGGCGAACTGGCCGTCGTCATCGGCCGCCCGTGCAAGGACGTGCCCGCCGCCCGCGCCAAGGACGTGATCCTCGGCTACACCGTGGCCAATGACGTCACCGCCCGCGATCAGCAGCGCAAGGACGGCCAGTGGACCCGCGGCAAGGGCTACGACACCTTCTGCCCGATCGGTCCGTGGATCGAAACGTCCTTGGACGCAACGGATGTCGAAATCGTCACCGAACTGGACGGTGAAGTGAAACAGCGCAGTCGCACTTCGCTTCTGCTGCACGACATTCCGAAGCTCGTCGAATGGGTATCCACGGTGATGACCCTGCTGCCGGGTGATCTCATCCTGACCGGCACTCCGGAAGGCGTCGGGCCCATGAAGGATGGACAGCAAGTGTCCATCACCGTCGAGGGTATCGGCACCCTCACCAATCCTGTTGCCACCAAGCGCTGA
- a CDS encoding cold-shock protein — MTQGTVKWFDSKKGFGFIVEDGGGPDVFVDYLELQGSGFRHLTEGQRVEFEIRHVKAGPEAVGVRIVD, encoded by the coding sequence GTGACCCAGGGCACCGTGAAATGGTTCGACTCGAAGAAGGGTTTCGGGTTCATCGTCGAGGACGGCGGCGGCCCCGACGTCTTCGTCGACTACTTGGAACTCCAGGGTTCCGGATTCCGGCATCTCACCGAGGGCCAGCGCGTCGAGTTCGAGATCCGGCACGTCAAGGCGGGCCCGGAGGCCGTCGGCGTCCGCATCGTCGACTGA
- a CDS encoding nucleotidyltransferase domain-containing protein, translated as MTLRVIPTSMDPAVVGHIDAELDRVQREHRVSVRLAVESGSRAWGFPSPDSDYDCRFVYVGALDNYLTPWPARDVIETPLVGLLDVNGWDLAKALRLLVAGNAVLIEWLMSPISPS; from the coding sequence ATGACCCTGCGCGTGATCCCCACCTCGATGGACCCGGCTGTCGTCGGGCACATCGACGCCGAGCTGGATCGGGTGCAGCGCGAGCACCGGGTATCGGTGCGCCTCGCCGTCGAAAGCGGAAGCCGCGCCTGGGGCTTCCCCTCGCCCGACTCCGACTACGACTGCCGGTTCGTCTACGTCGGCGCCCTGGACAACTACCTGACACCCTGGCCCGCCCGCGATGTCATCGAGACGCCGCTGGTCGGTCTGCTGGACGTGAACGGCTGGGACCTCGCCAAGGCACTGCGCCTGCTGGTCGCGGGGAACGCGGTTCTGATCGAATGGCTGATGTCGCCGATCTCACCGAGCTGA
- a CDS encoding PPOX class F420-dependent oxidoreductase, with translation MGVNQRAQITMSETEIVEFLQRSRVATLATLSAHGTPHLTAMWYALIDGEIWFETKAKSQKAVNLRRDPRVTVMIEAGDTYDQLRGVSFEGTAEIIDDADQLFAVGVSVWERYTGPYSEDMRPFVEQMLHKRIAVRIVPGRTRSWDHRKLGLPALPRGGTTADPLD, from the coding sequence ATGGGAGTGAACCAACGGGCACAGATCACCATGTCCGAGACCGAGATCGTCGAGTTCCTGCAGCGCAGCCGGGTCGCCACCCTGGCCACCCTCAGCGCGCACGGCACGCCACACCTCACCGCCATGTGGTACGCCCTGATCGACGGCGAAATCTGGTTCGAGACGAAGGCCAAATCGCAAAAAGCCGTGAATCTACGCCGCGACCCGCGCGTCACCGTGATGATCGAAGCCGGCGACACCTACGACCAGCTGCGCGGAGTGTCCTTCGAAGGCACCGCCGAGATCATCGACGACGCGGATCAGCTGTTCGCCGTCGGCGTCAGCGTCTGGGAGCGCTACACCGGCCCCTATTCCGAGGACATGCGCCCCTTCGTCGAGCAAATGCTGCACAAGCGCATAGCCGTTCGTATCGTCCCCGGCCGCACCCGCTCCTGGGACCACCGCAAACTCGGTCTCCCCGCCCTCCCCCGCGGCGGCACCACCGCCGACCCCCTCGACTGA
- the serA gene encoding phosphoglycerate dehydrogenase has product MSQAGRPVVLIADKLAQSTVDALGDGVEVRWVDGPDRPALLAAVPDADALLVRSATTVDAEVLEAGKNLKIVARAGVGLDNVDVPAATERGVMVVNAPTSNIHTAAEHAVTLLLAAARQIPAADATLREHTWQRSKFNGVEIFGKTVGVIGLGRIGQLFAQRLAAFETKIIAYDPYTSPARAAQLGIELVSLDEVLERADFISIHLPKTPETKGMINAETIAKTKKGVIIVNAARGGLIDEQALADAITSGHVRAAGIDVFETEPCTDSPLFGLSQVVVTPHLGASTAEAQDRAGTDVAKSVQLALAGEFVPGAVNVTGGSVTDEVAPWLEIVRKQGALLGALASELPVSLEVQVRGELSANDVAVLELSALRGVFSALIEDAVTFVNAPSLAKDRGLEATVTTHTESPTHRSLVDLRAVFGDGRTLNVAGTLTEPQQVQKIVNINGRNYDMRAEGLNLAVLNYEDKPGALGKIGTKLGAAGVDILAAQLSQDVDQEGATVILRVNQDVAADVQAAIAESVGAAKVVLVDLG; this is encoded by the coding sequence GTGAGCCAAGCAGGCCGTCCCGTTGTCCTGATCGCCGACAAGCTCGCCCAGTCGACCGTCGACGCGCTCGGTGATGGAGTCGAGGTCCGGTGGGTCGACGGCCCCGACCGCCCGGCGCTACTCGCGGCCGTCCCGGACGCCGACGCCCTACTCGTCCGTTCGGCGACCACCGTCGACGCCGAAGTCCTCGAAGCCGGCAAGAACCTGAAGATCGTCGCGCGGGCCGGTGTCGGCCTCGACAATGTCGATGTGCCCGCGGCCACCGAGCGCGGCGTCATGGTCGTGAACGCCCCGACCTCCAACATCCACACCGCCGCCGAACACGCGGTCACCCTGCTGCTCGCCGCTGCCCGGCAGATCCCCGCCGCCGATGCCACCCTGCGTGAGCACACCTGGCAGCGCAGCAAGTTCAACGGCGTCGAGATCTTCGGCAAGACCGTCGGCGTCATCGGCCTGGGCCGCATCGGTCAGCTGTTCGCCCAGCGTCTCGCCGCTTTCGAGACCAAGATCATCGCCTACGATCCCTACACCTCCCCGGCCCGCGCCGCGCAACTCGGCATCGAACTGGTGAGCCTGGACGAGGTGCTCGAGCGCGCCGACTTCATCTCCATCCACCTGCCGAAGACGCCCGAGACCAAGGGCATGATCAACGCCGAGACGATCGCCAAGACCAAGAAGGGCGTCATCATCGTCAACGCCGCCCGCGGCGGCCTGATCGACGAGCAGGCGCTGGCCGACGCCATCACCTCCGGTCACGTGCGCGCCGCCGGCATCGACGTGTTCGAGACCGAGCCCTGCACCGACAGCCCGCTGTTCGGCCTGTCCCAGGTCGTGGTGACCCCGCATCTGGGCGCCTCCACCGCCGAGGCGCAGGACCGCGCCGGTACCGATGTCGCCAAGTCCGTCCAGCTCGCCCTCGCGGGCGAGTTCGTGCCCGGCGCGGTCAACGTGACCGGCGGTTCGGTGACCGACGAGGTCGCGCCGTGGCTGGAGATCGTGCGTAAGCAGGGCGCCCTGCTCGGTGCGCTGGCCTCGGAGCTGCCGGTCAGCCTGGAGGTCCAGGTGCGCGGCGAGTTGTCCGCCAATGATGTTGCCGTGCTGGAGCTTTCGGCCCTGCGCGGTGTCTTCTCCGCGCTCATCGAGGACGCGGTCACCTTCGTCAACGCGCCGTCGCTGGCGAAGGATCGCGGCCTCGAGGCCACGGTCACCACGCACACCGAGAGCCCGACCCACCGCAGCCTGGTCGACCTGCGCGCCGTGTTCGGCGACGGCCGCACCCTGAACGTGGCCGGCACCCTGACCGAGCCGCAGCAGGTGCAGAAGATCGTCAACATCAACGGCCGCAACTACGACATGCGCGCCGAGGGCCTGAACCTGGCCGTGCTCAACTACGAGGACAAGCCGGGCGCGCTGGGCAAGATCGGCACCAAGCTCGGTGCGGCCGGCGTCGACATCCTGGCCGCGCAGCTGAGCCAGGACGTGGACCAGGAAGGCGCGACGGTCATCCTGCGCGTCAACCAGGATGTGGCCGCCGACGTGCAGGCCGCCATCGCCGAATCCGTCGGCGCGGCCAAGGTCGTGCTGGTCGACCTGGGCTGA